The following proteins are encoded in a genomic region of Acidobacteriota bacterium:
- a CDS encoding ATP-binding cassette domain-containing protein — MKKEVTPLVDRQGATKAALQLFGKYGKPYYGTFFMAFICLLLAGTIALMFPYFVGRLLDSAFTLKDTRELNRTLLFLVGMLTVQSLFSFGRTYFLVYIGERLVADLRRDLFDHLLKLSLSFYSNQRIGELTSRVSSDITLIQSGTTLNLAEALRQLIVFTGGVTLMCITNFRMTMTLLVIIPFLVGAAAFFGRGIRRISTRVQDQVAEASAILDEAIANIRIVQSFVREEFEVSRYKKHIESSLGHALRRALARGGFSAFIVFILFNGIVLLLWFSLQQVVAGKMTLGQITSFFLYTSVVGTALGAFTELYGEFNQTLGASQRVVELFQTIPEIKDAPDARQVSPVQGLVEFRNVAFAYPTRPDVTVLQNLNITANSGEIIALVGPSGAGKTTVISLLPRFFDVNAGSILVDGIPVTQWKLKELRTNIGIVPQETTLFSGTIRENIAYGRLEATSEEIEQAAQASNAHDFIMSFPDGYETVVGERGVKLSGGQRQRIAIARALLKNPRILILDEATSSLDSESEGLVQDALETLMEGRTTFVIAHRLSTVRRADRILVLNEGRIVESGSHQELIEQNGLYQKLYTMQFRDDSPTTDVLASV, encoded by the coding sequence GTGAAAAAAGAAGTAACACCGCTGGTTGATCGTCAGGGAGCTACGAAGGCCGCACTTCAGCTCTTTGGGAAATATGGAAAGCCCTATTACGGCACCTTTTTCATGGCCTTTATCTGTCTGCTGCTGGCCGGCACGATTGCGCTTATGTTTCCCTACTTTGTTGGTCGCCTGCTCGATTCGGCATTTACCCTCAAAGACACCCGTGAACTCAACCGCACGCTCCTGTTTCTGGTCGGAATGCTGACGGTGCAGTCGCTTTTCAGCTTTGGTCGGACTTACTTTCTGGTCTACATCGGCGAGCGACTGGTGGCGGACCTGCGTCGTGACCTCTTTGACCATTTGCTGAAATTAAGCCTCAGTTTTTACAGCAACCAGCGAATTGGCGAATTGACATCCCGAGTTTCATCCGACATCACGCTGATTCAATCTGGCACGACACTCAATCTGGCTGAAGCCCTGCGGCAGTTGATTGTGTTTACTGGTGGCGTAACGCTGATGTGCATTACCAATTTTCGGATGACCATGACGCTGCTGGTGATTATCCCCTTTCTGGTTGGCGCGGCGGCATTTTTCGGGCGCGGGATTCGCCGCATCAGCACCCGAGTTCAAGACCAGGTTGCCGAAGCCTCGGCCATCCTCGACGAAGCGATTGCGAACATCCGAATCGTGCAATCCTTTGTCCGCGAAGAGTTTGAGGTGTCACGCTATAAAAAGCACATTGAATCATCGCTCGGGCATGCACTTCGACGGGCACTGGCGCGAGGCGGGTTTAGTGCGTTTATTGTCTTTATTTTGTTTAACGGGATTGTGTTGTTGCTCTGGTTCAGTTTGCAGCAGGTGGTGGCCGGGAAAATGACGCTGGGTCAGATAACATCTTTCTTTTTATACACTTCGGTGGTGGGAACGGCGCTTGGCGCCTTCACCGAACTCTACGGAGAATTCAACCAGACGCTTGGTGCTTCACAACGAGTGGTCGAGTTGTTCCAAACCATCCCGGAAATCAAAGATGCCCCGGATGCCAGACAGGTCTCGCCAGTGCAAGGACTGGTTGAATTTCGCAACGTCGCCTTTGCCTACCCGACCCGTCCAGATGTGACCGTGCTGCAAAATCTCAATATCACGGCCAACTCGGGAGAAATCATCGCGCTGGTTGGACCGAGCGGCGCCGGGAAAACCACGGTCATTTCGCTCTTGCCCCGATTTTTTGACGTGAACGCCGGCTCGATTCTGGTGGATGGAATCCCGGTAACCCAGTGGAAACTCAAAGAATTGCGCACCAATATCGGGATTGTGCCTCAGGAAACAACGCTCTTTAGCGGGACGATTCGTGAAAATATTGCCTATGGCCGACTTGAAGCGACCAGCGAAGAAATCGAACAGGCGGCTCAGGCGTCAAATGCTCATGACTTCATCATGAGTTTCCCTGATGGATATGAAACCGTGGTTGGCGAACGCGGCGTCAAACTCTCCGGCGGGCAACGTCAGCGCATCGCAATTGCCAGAGCCCTGTTGAAGAACCCACGAATTTTAATTCTCGACGAAGCGACCAGTTCGCTTGATTCCGAGTCGGAAGGGCTGGTCCAGGACGCGCTTGAAACCTTGATGGAAGGCCGCACCACGTTTGTGATTGCGCATCGCCTTTCAACCGTGCGCCGGGCAGATCGGATTCTGGTCCTCAACGAAGGCCGCATTGTCGAATCCGGCTCGCACCAGGAATTGATCGAGCAAAACGGGTTGTATCAAAAGCTGTACACCATGCAGTTCCGTGATGACAGCCCAACGACGGATGTACTGGCGTCAGTTTAG
- a CDS encoding COX15/CtaA family protein, producing the protein MTNQKPTRLIQFAWFVLVYNIGVILWGAYVRATGSGAGCGNHWPLCNGEVFPRAKEIETLIEFAHRTTSGVALIVVVALSIWVFRAFPKKHIARTGATLSLFFIFAEALIGAGLVLFKLVAGNTSMMRAAYLSVHLVNTFLLLASLAMTAWWVTGGKAIEWKRSMATVLVSVGIIGLLILGVSGAITALGDTLFPSRSLLEGFNQDMSPTSHILLRLRIWHPIIAIIVGFYSIFSAVLLEQLVKTKAVKRLGQLLIGLVMIQFVAGVINVALLAPIWLQMVHLLFADMLWVTFVLMGTAALSDTPIATADSQSLEHIENGLVGA; encoded by the coding sequence ATGACTAATCAAAAGCCTACGCGTTTAATTCAATTTGCCTGGTTCGTCCTGGTCTATAACATTGGTGTCATTTTATGGGGTGCCTATGTCCGGGCGACTGGTTCTGGGGCTGGTTGTGGCAATCACTGGCCGTTGTGTAACGGAGAAGTTTTCCCAAGGGCCAAAGAGATTGAAACTCTGATTGAGTTTGCCCATCGAACGACGAGCGGTGTGGCGCTCATTGTGGTCGTTGCGCTGAGTATTTGGGTTTTTCGTGCCTTTCCGAAAAAACACATTGCCCGAACCGGGGCCACGCTTTCGCTCTTTTTTATATTTGCCGAAGCCTTAATCGGTGCCGGACTGGTTTTGTTCAAGCTGGTGGCGGGAAATACCTCCATGATGCGGGCGGCATATTTGTCGGTCCACCTGGTCAATACCTTTCTGCTCCTGGCTTCACTCGCCATGACAGCCTGGTGGGTAACTGGTGGCAAGGCCATTGAATGGAAACGATCAATGGCCACGGTTCTCGTTTCAGTCGGTATTATTGGACTTCTCATTTTAGGTGTTAGCGGAGCAATCACGGCTCTGGGTGATACGCTCTTTCCCTCCAGATCCTTACTGGAAGGCTTCAACCAGGATATGTCGCCAACCTCGCATATCTTATTGAGACTGCGCATCTGGCATCCGATTATTGCCATTATTGTGGGATTTTATTCGATATTTTCGGCGGTTTTGCTCGAACAACTGGTCAAAACCAAAGCTGTCAAACGACTGGGACAGCTTCTCATCGGTTTGGTGATGATTCAATTTGTCGCCGGAGTGATCAATGTGGCGCTCCTGGCACCGATCTGGTTGCAAATGGTGCATTTACTGTTCGCCGATATGTTATGGGTGACCTTTGTGTTGATGGGAACGGCGGCGCTTTCAGACACCCCAATCGCCACGGCTGATTCCCAAAGCCTGGAGCACATCGAAAACGGACTGGTTGGAGCATAA
- the cyoE gene encoding protoheme IX farnesyltransferase: MIETVVPTIPTEELPAVRSTLIYGLRKAKAYLELTKPRITFEVVLIATFGYLLGTRGPVDYVLMLHTLCAVALLSSGISTLNQYLERNLDGLMKRTLHRPLPTRKVSETEALVVGLALAIVAEWYLYFAVNELTAWLGALTAIGYVGIYTPLKTKSTISTLIGAFPGAVPPLIGWVAASGELSPEAWALFAIMFFWQYPHFLAIAWMYREDYSRAAIKMLPVVEPDGKRTKRQILWNTLILLPLTLAPTLMHLTGIFYAVAAVVLGGYFLRSVLILNKTGTGQDARRVMKASVIYISILFCVMVIDKMTP; the protein is encoded by the coding sequence ATGATTGAAACCGTTGTCCCCACTATTCCAACTGAAGAGCTCCCAGCGGTACGCAGCACCTTGATTTACGGACTCCGCAAAGCCAAAGCCTATCTTGAACTCACCAAGCCACGGATTACTTTTGAAGTTGTCTTAATTGCCACCTTCGGGTATCTGCTCGGTACGCGTGGGCCAGTTGATTATGTGCTCATGCTGCACACCCTGTGCGCCGTCGCCCTGCTTTCATCTGGTATTTCGACGCTGAATCAATACCTGGAACGAAATCTGGACGGCTTGATGAAACGCACCCTCCATCGTCCACTTCCCACTCGAAAAGTCTCTGAAACTGAAGCCCTGGTGGTGGGGCTCGCCCTGGCAATCGTGGCCGAATGGTATTTGTATTTTGCGGTCAATGAACTCACCGCGTGGCTTGGCGCCCTGACCGCCATCGGATATGTCGGCATTTATACTCCCCTCAAGACCAAATCAACGATTTCAACCCTGATTGGGGCTTTTCCAGGTGCCGTTCCGCCATTAATTGGCTGGGTGGCCGCGTCTGGAGAACTCTCACCGGAAGCCTGGGCCTTATTTGCCATTATGTTCTTCTGGCAATATCCGCATTTTCTGGCCATTGCCTGGATGTACCGTGAAGACTACAGCCGGGCGGCAATTAAAATGCTGCCCGTGGTTGAGCCCGATGGAAAACGCACCAAACGCCAGATTTTGTGGAATACCCTGATTCTGCTGCCGTTGACGCTGGCACCAACCCTGATGCACCTGACGGGAATTTTCTACGCCGTCGCTGCCGTGGTGTTAGGGGGGTATTTCTTGCGCAGTGTTCTGATTTTGAATAAGACCGGTACCGGGCAAGATGCCCGACGAGTGATGAAGGCATCGGTCATTTATATTTCGATTTTGTTTTGTGTGATGGTCATCGATAAGATGACCCCATAG
- a CDS encoding cytochrome C oxidase subunit IV family protein gives MAGHVVPLKTYLSVFGALMVLTGITVWIATFDLGSWNAPLALAVATTKMVLIVLFFMHVKYSTTLTKVFVASSFFFVAILFFFTFIDYFSRHLDYLPR, from the coding sequence ATGGCTGGACATGTCGTTCCGCTGAAAACATATCTGAGTGTCTTTGGAGCCTTGATGGTCTTGACCGGGATCACTGTCTGGATTGCGACCTTTGACCTGGGATCCTGGAATGCCCCGCTTGCCCTGGCGGTTGCCACCACAAAAATGGTCCTGATCGTGTTGTTTTTTATGCACGTCAAATACAGCACCACGCTCACCAAGGTTTTTGTAGCGTCGAGTTTCTTTTTCGTGGCAATCTTGTTTTTCTTCACCTTCATTGACTACTTCTCGCGCCACCTGGACTATTTGCCAAGGTAG
- a CDS encoding cytochrome c oxidase subunit 3, with amino-acid sequence MWSFLATEVLLFGGLFLAYSLFRFYHHDTFVIGSYELGIKLGLTNTIVLICSSLTMALAVHAAQEGHKGKLMGFLVLTMILGAAFMGIKAIEYTEHYHHHKVPGLNFVYNQLPNGGVDATEPVFHFLYFCMTGIHALHMVVGMGILATILYMSWKDTFSPEYSTPVEMAGLYWHFVDIVWVFLFPLLYLTGLHYKGGGH; translated from the coding sequence ATGTGGTCGTTTCTGGCCACCGAAGTGCTCTTGTTTGGGGGATTATTCCTGGCGTATTCCTTGTTCCGGTTCTACCACCACGACACATTTGTGATTGGCAGCTATGAACTGGGAATCAAACTCGGACTAACCAATACCATCGTGCTGATTTGCAGCAGTTTAACAATGGCATTGGCTGTTCACGCTGCTCAGGAAGGCCACAAAGGCAAGTTGATGGGATTTCTGGTTTTGACCATGATCCTTGGCGCCGCCTTTATGGGAATTAAGGCGATTGAATACACCGAGCACTATCATCACCATAAAGTGCCGGGATTAAATTTCGTCTACAACCAGTTGCCGAACGGTGGGGTTGACGCCACTGAGCCGGTCTTTCACTTCCTGTACTTTTGTATGACCGGAATTCACGCCCTCCACATGGTGGTGGGAATGGGAATTTTGGCTACCATTTTGTACATGTCCTGGAAAGACACGTTTTCACCGGAGTACAGCACGCCGGTGGAAATGGCCGGGTTGTACTGGCACTTTGTTGACATCGTGTGGGTGTTTCTGTTCCCGCTTTTATACTTGACCGGGTTGCACTACAAAGGCGGCGGACATTAA
- a CDS encoding cbb3-type cytochrome c oxidase subunit I, protein MTPAATVKFPEKHYLNEGFGWKSWLLTTDHKRIGLLYLVSITLMFFLGGFFAFLIRLQLLTPHGEFLKGDTYNKIFTMHGVVMIFFFLIPSIPATLGNFLLPLMIGAKDLAFPKINLLSWYIFIIGAIYVLWIIMVGGLDTGWTLYTPYSTKYSNTNVIAATLGVFVLGFSSILTGLNFIVTTHKMRAPGMTWFRMPLFVWALYATSLIQILATPVLAISMVLLAAERFAGIGIFDPALGGDPVLFQHMFWFYSHPAVYIMILPSLGVVSELIAAFARKKPFGYKFIAVSSMMIAIFGFLVWGHHMFVSTMSVYAGMVFSFITYFVAVPSGVKVFNWTATLYKGSIAFDTPMLYAIGFIGLFIIGGLTGLFLASMGLDQHLHDTYFVIAHFHFVMVGGAVMAYFGGLHYWWPKMFGRMYPEGWGRLSALIVFIGFILTFFPQFVVGYLGMPRRYYIYAPEFQVWNVLSTAGSTILAIGYILPLFYLFWSLKYGPVVDNPWNAKGLEWTVASPPPWDNFAETPVVTEDAYNYPLHPMGEEPQLAPGQDPMPGYRMPSETGATGD, encoded by the coding sequence ATGACACCTGCTGCAACAGTGAAATTTCCTGAAAAACATTATTTAAATGAAGGCTTTGGCTGGAAGTCGTGGTTGCTCACGACCGACCATAAGCGCATCGGCCTGCTGTATCTGGTTTCCATCACCCTGATGTTCTTCCTGGGCGGTTTCTTTGCCTTCCTGATCCGGTTGCAATTGCTCACGCCCCACGGAGAGTTTTTAAAAGGTGATACCTACAACAAGATTTTCACCATGCACGGGGTGGTGATGATCTTTTTCTTCCTGATTCCGTCAATTCCGGCGACGCTCGGAAACTTTCTGCTGCCGTTGATGATCGGGGCCAAGGATCTGGCCTTTCCCAAGATCAACCTGCTGAGCTGGTACATCTTTATCATCGGGGCGATTTATGTCCTGTGGATCATCATGGTTGGCGGGTTGGACACGGGGTGGACGCTCTATACGCCCTATAGCACCAAATACAGCAACACCAACGTGATTGCGGCGACGCTCGGGGTCTTTGTCCTTGGATTTTCGTCAATTCTGACCGGGCTGAATTTTATTGTGACCACCCACAAGATGCGGGCGCCGGGAATGACCTGGTTTCGCATGCCATTGTTTGTGTGGGCACTGTATGCCACCAGCCTGATCCAGATTCTGGCGACGCCGGTCCTGGCCATTTCAATGGTCTTGCTGGCCGCCGAACGCTTTGCCGGGATCGGGATTTTTGATCCGGCCCTGGGCGGTGACCCGGTATTGTTCCAGCACATGTTCTGGTTTTACTCCCACCCGGCGGTCTATATCATGATTTTGCCGAGTCTGGGCGTGGTGAGCGAATTGATCGCGGCGTTTGCGCGCAAAAAACCCTTTGGGTACAAATTTATTGCCGTGTCATCCATGATGATCGCGATCTTTGGCTTTCTGGTGTGGGGACACCATATGTTTGTGTCCACCATGTCGGTCTATGCTGGAATGGTCTTCTCGTTTATCACTTACTTTGTGGCGGTTCCATCCGGCGTGAAGGTTTTTAACTGGACGGCGACCCTCTATAAAGGCTCAATTGCCTTTGACACCCCAATGCTCTATGCCATCGGGTTTATCGGGCTGTTTATCATTGGTGGCTTGACCGGATTGTTCCTGGCGTCAATGGGGTTGGATCAACATCTGCACGACACCTACTTTGTGATTGCCCACTTCCATTTTGTGATGGTCGGTGGTGCGGTGATGGCCTACTTTGGCGGTCTGCATTACTGGTGGCCAAAGATGTTTGGCCGAATGTACCCGGAAGGCTGGGGCCGGTTGAGCGCCCTGATTGTGTTTATCGGGTTTATCCTGACCTTCTTCCCACAGTTTGTGGTGGGATATCTCGGAATGCCCCGTCGGTACTACATCTACGCTCCGGAATTCCAGGTGTGGAATGTCCTCTCAACTGCCGGCTCAACCATTCTGGCGATTGGGTACATTCTGCCGCTGTTTTATCTGTTCTGGTCATTGAAATACGGTCCGGTTGTGGACAACCCGTGGAATGCAAAGGGGTTGGAATGGACCGTTGCTTCCCCGCCACCGTGGGACAATTTTGCTGAGACCCCAGTTGTGACCGAAGATGCATACAACTATCCATTGCATCCAATGGGTGAAGAGCCACAGCTTGCTCCGGGCCAGGATCCAATGCCTGGATATCGAATGCCATCCGAAACCGGTGCCACAGGAGACTAA